The following are from one region of the Andrena cerasifolii isolate SP2316 chromosome 1, iyAndCera1_principal, whole genome shotgun sequence genome:
- the LOC143368010 gene encoding putative phosphorylase b kinase regulatory subunit beta isoform X3: MTSVNPPPTNIKRNVRQGSIIDLDIDMFLKISNYEDTVRQLDIYYGIVKRQLLRYQSCITGLFPQISSDTVVGSIRESIYCAAAIWSLYQAYRRIDDDRGKSYELGQSTVKCMRGILECWVKQSCRIELFKRNQCNRFALHCKFHLDTGDEVFNDAKYDHLQIDIVSLYLIFLVQMISSGLQIIYTQDEVAFVQNLVYYVERAYRTPDYGMWERGSRYNDGTPEIHASSIGIAKSALEAINGCNLFGEKGASWSVIYVDIDAHNRNRSIFETMLPRESSSKSVDAALLPTVSFPAFATHEEVLYNETKANIVRRLRGNYGFKRFGRDGYKTVLETTDRRYYKSGEIKEFDNIECEWPLFYIFMIIDGVFKTIPEQVEEYQNLLKERIHKDINGDPVIPMCYYVPEESLDAERNDPGSIHRLASNEGRGRKGSMDTEPAPMYLWNQAMFIIAQLLTAGLLHINELDPIRRYLPSYNRPRKAGRYSAFQAKPSIGTHTDLVVQIVLIAESMRLQAMMATYGIQTQTPHEVEPVQILSSTQLVKVYEKLGVNSKLNLQGRPARPIGSLGTSKVYRVCGMTVLCYPLIFEVSEFYLYRDMALLIDDIKTELQFVGKYWRLSGRPTVCLLIREEHMRDPQFKQMLDLFAMLKKGYCDKTKVRIGRLQNLISSSCIEHLDFMNTIETDLELTQFRQLQHDYIGYQSLTDVPRALTYAENIKDYSKYSKEPLYNILSEIRSNKSLYALCQLYGILLQREGINYEINGITVGDHLRSLYQQAGCLRYWMVVRYCSSLLNHTVDSISPFITGVLVKRKQITVGVIGQEETVFDKPMTPTEIQSVMYSTIQPHNVVQAVLQQEVLLYCGRLIGRNPEMFKGILKIRIGWVLEAIKLYLEIFVENPKPIENYSPFEIRRFLIQVLTVKDWANSEKLTVLGRRKIEGCLCRVPAHFYNHVWEVLMRCPGGICVNGRELPQHPTLSNMTRSELTFALLVESLLHHIHSPEYRQIIVELLTIVSTILLRNPELSFQKQLNLNILVEDAVLMYCKDHNLGKSVDQSSFFSADYSLTTGYLARAVVNNVLTGGCFATIHDLNDAIENRDTCKIT; encoded by the exons ATGACGTCTGTTAACCCACCACCCACAAACATAAAAAG GAATGTACGACAAGGAAGCATTATCGATTTGGACATTGACATGTTCCTTAAAATCTCAAATTATGAAGACACTGTCCGACAGCTTGATATTTATTATGGAATTG TTAAAAGGCAACTGTTACGTTACCAAAGTTGCATAACTGGTTTGTTTCCACAAATTTCGAGTGATACGGTAGTGGGAAGTATACGAGAAAGTATTTACTGCGCTGCTGCTATATGGAGCTTGTACCAAGCATATAG ACGGATAGATGATGACCGTGGGAAGTCTTACGAGCTTGGCCAATCtaccgtaaaatgtatgcgtGGAATTTTAGAATGTTGGGTAAAACAGTCTTGTAGAATAGAGTTATTTAAACGTAATCAGTGCAACAGATTTGCGCTGCATTGTAAATTTCATTTAGATACTGGTGATGAGGTTTTTAACGATGCTAAGTACGACCACTTGCAA ATCGACATCGTTTCACTTTATTTGATATTTCTGGTACAAATGATATCTTCCGGTTTACAAATTATATACACTCAAGATGAAGTGGCGTTTGTACAGAATCTTGTATATTATGTGGAAAGAGCATACCGTACGCCAGATTATGGCATGTGGGAACGTGGTAGTCGGTACAACGATGGTACACCTGAAATACATGCTAGTTCAATTGGTATAGCTAAAAGTGCTCTTGAAGCTATCAACGGGTGTAACTTGTTTGGAGAAAAGGGTGCTTCCTGGTCAGTCATATACGTCGATATCGATGCTCATAATCGTAATCGTAGTATTTTCGAAACAATGCTTCCCAGAGAATCCAGTTCTAAG AGTGTAGATGCAGCTTTACTGCCAACGGTATCCTTTCCTGCATTCGCCACCCACGAAGAAGTATTGTACAACGAGACAAAGGCAAATATTGTAAGAAGATTAAGAGGCAATTATGGCTTCAAGAGATTTGGAAGGGATGGATATAAAACAGTGTTGGAAACCACAGATCGCCGTTATTACAAATCTGGTGAAATCAAG gaaTTTGATAACATCGAGTGCGAGTGGCcgctattttacatttttatgatCATAGATGGTGTTTTTAAAACCATACCAGAACAAGTAGAAGAGTATCAGAATTTGCTGAAAGAACGAATACACAAAGATATCAACGGAG atCCTGTAATACCTATGTGTTACTATGTGCCTGAGGAGAGCTTGGATGCGGAAAGGAATGATCCTGGTAGTATTCATAGATTAGCAAGCAACGAAGGAAGAGGTCGAAAAGGTTCTATGGATACCGAACCTGCTCCCATGTATTTGTGGAACCAAGCTATGTTTATAATTGCGCAATTACTTACTGCTGGTCTGTTGCACATTAATGAATTGGATCCCATTAGACGGTATCTGCCTTCGTACAACAGACCGAGGAAAGCTGGAAGGTATTCAGCTTTTCAA GCTAAACCCAGTATT GGTACTCATACTGATCTTGTAGTACAAATCGTTCTTATTGCTGAGTCTATGCGATTGCAAGCTATGATGGCAACATACGGTATACAAACACAAACTCCGCACGAGGTAGAGCCAGTACAGATACTGTCGTCTACGCAATTAGTGAAAGTTTACGAGAAATTAGGAGTGAATAGCAAATTGAACCTACAAGGTCGACCAGCTAGACCGATTGGATCTTTGGGTACAAGCAAG GTTTATAGAGTATGTGGCATGACGGTGCTCTGTTATCCTCTGATATTCGAGGTATctgaattttatttgtacagAGACATGGCTCTATTAATTGATGATATTAAAACTGAGCTTCAGTTTGTTGGTAAATACTGGCGACTATCGGGTAGACCTACCGTGTGTCTTCTAATACGAGAAGAACATATGAg GGATCCGCAATTCAAACAAATGCTTGATCTGTTTGCAATGTTAAAAAAAGGCTATTGCGATAAGACAAAAGTACGAATTGGACGATTGCAGAATCTTATTTCGTCTTCGTGTATtg AACATCTGGATTTTATGAATACCATAGAAACAGATCTTGAACTTACACAGTTTAGACAGTTACAACATGATTATATCGGATATCAAAGTCTCACAGATGTACCTAGGGCCCTAACATACGCAGAAAACATAAAAGATTATTCT AAGTATTCGAAAGAACCACTGTATAATATATTAAGTGAAATTCGTAGTAATAAAAGTCTATATGCTCTGTGCCAACTTTACGGTATTTTGTTGCAACGAGAGggtattaattatgaaattaatgGAATAACAG TTGGCGATCACTTAAGATCATTATACCAACAAGCAGGCTGCCTCAGATATTGGATGGTTGTCCGTTACTGCAGCAGTTTATTAAATCACACAGTGGACAGCATCAGCCCTTTTATAACAGGCGTTCTTGTTAaaagaaaacag ATAACGGTTGGAGTAATTGGACAAGAAGAAACAGTGTTTGACAAACCAATGACACCGACAGAAATTCAATCAGTCATGTATTCTACTATTCAACCACATAACGTGGTACAAGCTGTGCTTCAGCAAGAAGTTTTATTATACTGTGGCAGACTTATCGGAAGAAATCCAGAAATGTTTAaaggaatattgaaaattcgtattgg ATGGGTGTTAGAAGCAATAAAGCTTTACTTAGAGATATTTGTTGAAAACCCTAAACCAATTGAGAATTATAGTCCGTTTGAAATTCGTCGATTTCTCATACAAGTACTAACGGTTAAAGATTGGGCTAATAGCGAAAA ACTTACAGTTTTAGGACGCAGAAAAATCGAAGGTTGTCTATGCAGAGTGCCTGCACATTTTTATAATCATGTCTGGGAAGTGCTGATGCGTTGCCCAGGTGGCATCTGCGTTAATGGACGAGAGTTGCCTCAACATCCCACTCTTTCTAACATGACCCGTTCGGAACTTACATTTGCTTTGCTCGTGGAATCTTTGCTTCACCACATACATTCACCAGAATATCGTCAAATTATTGTAGAG TTACTTACAATAGTATCAACAATTTTACTTCGAAATCCAGAATTAAGTTTCCAGAAACAACTGAACCTTAATATACTTGTTGAAGACGCTGTTTTGATGTACTGTAAG GATCATAATCTGGGGAAATCTGTCGATCAGTCATCATTTTTCTCTGCAGATTACTCCTTAACAACAGGATATCTTGCTAGGGCTGTTGTTAACAATGTACTCACTGGTGGATGTTTTGCAACTATTCATGACCTCAATGATGCAATTGAAAATAGGGATACATGCAAGATCACATAG
- the LOC143368010 gene encoding putative phosphorylase b kinase regulatory subunit beta isoform X1, with the protein MTSVNPPPTNIKRFPPIRNVRQGSIIDLDIDMFLKISNYEDTVRQLDIYYGIVKRQLLRYQSCITGLFPQISSDTVVGSIRESIYCAAAIWSLYQAYRRIDDDRGKSYELGQSTVKCMRGILECWVKQSCRIELFKRNQCNRFALHCKFHLDTGDEVFNDAKYDHLQIDIVSLYLIFLVQMISSGLQIIYTQDEVAFVQNLVYYVERAYRTPDYGMWERGSRYNDGTPEIHASSIGIAKSALEAINGCNLFGEKGASWSVIYVDIDAHNRNRSIFETMLPRESSSKSVDAALLPTVSFPAFATHEEVLYNETKANIVRRLRGNYGFKRFGRDGYKTVLETTDRRYYKSGEIKEFDNIECEWPLFYIFMIIDGVFKTIPEQVEEYQNLLKERIHKDINGDPVIPMCYYVPEESLDAERNDPGSIHRLASNEGRGRKGSMDTEPAPMYLWNQAMFIIAQLLTAGLLHINELDPIRRYLPSYNRPRKAGRYSAFQAKPSIGTHTDLVVQIVLIAESMRLQAMMATYGIQTQTPHEVEPVQILSSTQLVKVYEKLGVNSKLNLQGRPARPIGSLGTSKVYRVCGMTVLCYPLIFEVSEFYLYRDMALLIDDIKTELQFVGKYWRLSGRPTVCLLIREEHMRDPQFKQMLDLFAMLKKGYCDKTKVRIGRLQNLISSSCIEHLDFMNTIETDLELTQFRQLQHDYIGYQSLTDVPRALTYAENIKDYSKYSKEPLYNILSEIRSNKSLYALCQLYGILLQREGINYEINGITVGDHLRSLYQQAGCLRYWMVVRYCSSLLNHTVDSISPFITGVLVKRKQITVGVIGQEETVFDKPMTPTEIQSVMYSTIQPHNVVQAVLQQEVLLYCGRLIGRNPEMFKGILKIRIGWVLEAIKLYLEIFVENPKPIENYSPFEIRRFLIQVLTVKDWANSEKLTVLGRRKIEGCLCRVPAHFYNHVWEVLMRCPGGICVNGRELPQHPTLSNMTRSELTFALLVESLLHHIHSPEYRQIIVELLTIVSTILLRNPELSFQKQLNLNILVEDAVLMYCKDHNLGKSVDQSSFFSADYSLTTGYLARAVVNNVLTGGCFATIHDLNDAIENRDTCKIT; encoded by the exons ATGACGTCTGTTAACCCACCACCCACAAACATAAAAAG ATTTCCTCCAATTAGGAATGTACGACAAGGAAGCATTATCGATTTGGACATTGACATGTTCCTTAAAATCTCAAATTATGAAGACACTGTCCGACAGCTTGATATTTATTATGGAATTG TTAAAAGGCAACTGTTACGTTACCAAAGTTGCATAACTGGTTTGTTTCCACAAATTTCGAGTGATACGGTAGTGGGAAGTATACGAGAAAGTATTTACTGCGCTGCTGCTATATGGAGCTTGTACCAAGCATATAG ACGGATAGATGATGACCGTGGGAAGTCTTACGAGCTTGGCCAATCtaccgtaaaatgtatgcgtGGAATTTTAGAATGTTGGGTAAAACAGTCTTGTAGAATAGAGTTATTTAAACGTAATCAGTGCAACAGATTTGCGCTGCATTGTAAATTTCATTTAGATACTGGTGATGAGGTTTTTAACGATGCTAAGTACGACCACTTGCAA ATCGACATCGTTTCACTTTATTTGATATTTCTGGTACAAATGATATCTTCCGGTTTACAAATTATATACACTCAAGATGAAGTGGCGTTTGTACAGAATCTTGTATATTATGTGGAAAGAGCATACCGTACGCCAGATTATGGCATGTGGGAACGTGGTAGTCGGTACAACGATGGTACACCTGAAATACATGCTAGTTCAATTGGTATAGCTAAAAGTGCTCTTGAAGCTATCAACGGGTGTAACTTGTTTGGAGAAAAGGGTGCTTCCTGGTCAGTCATATACGTCGATATCGATGCTCATAATCGTAATCGTAGTATTTTCGAAACAATGCTTCCCAGAGAATCCAGTTCTAAG AGTGTAGATGCAGCTTTACTGCCAACGGTATCCTTTCCTGCATTCGCCACCCACGAAGAAGTATTGTACAACGAGACAAAGGCAAATATTGTAAGAAGATTAAGAGGCAATTATGGCTTCAAGAGATTTGGAAGGGATGGATATAAAACAGTGTTGGAAACCACAGATCGCCGTTATTACAAATCTGGTGAAATCAAG gaaTTTGATAACATCGAGTGCGAGTGGCcgctattttacatttttatgatCATAGATGGTGTTTTTAAAACCATACCAGAACAAGTAGAAGAGTATCAGAATTTGCTGAAAGAACGAATACACAAAGATATCAACGGAG atCCTGTAATACCTATGTGTTACTATGTGCCTGAGGAGAGCTTGGATGCGGAAAGGAATGATCCTGGTAGTATTCATAGATTAGCAAGCAACGAAGGAAGAGGTCGAAAAGGTTCTATGGATACCGAACCTGCTCCCATGTATTTGTGGAACCAAGCTATGTTTATAATTGCGCAATTACTTACTGCTGGTCTGTTGCACATTAATGAATTGGATCCCATTAGACGGTATCTGCCTTCGTACAACAGACCGAGGAAAGCTGGAAGGTATTCAGCTTTTCAA GCTAAACCCAGTATT GGTACTCATACTGATCTTGTAGTACAAATCGTTCTTATTGCTGAGTCTATGCGATTGCAAGCTATGATGGCAACATACGGTATACAAACACAAACTCCGCACGAGGTAGAGCCAGTACAGATACTGTCGTCTACGCAATTAGTGAAAGTTTACGAGAAATTAGGAGTGAATAGCAAATTGAACCTACAAGGTCGACCAGCTAGACCGATTGGATCTTTGGGTACAAGCAAG GTTTATAGAGTATGTGGCATGACGGTGCTCTGTTATCCTCTGATATTCGAGGTATctgaattttatttgtacagAGACATGGCTCTATTAATTGATGATATTAAAACTGAGCTTCAGTTTGTTGGTAAATACTGGCGACTATCGGGTAGACCTACCGTGTGTCTTCTAATACGAGAAGAACATATGAg GGATCCGCAATTCAAACAAATGCTTGATCTGTTTGCAATGTTAAAAAAAGGCTATTGCGATAAGACAAAAGTACGAATTGGACGATTGCAGAATCTTATTTCGTCTTCGTGTATtg AACATCTGGATTTTATGAATACCATAGAAACAGATCTTGAACTTACACAGTTTAGACAGTTACAACATGATTATATCGGATATCAAAGTCTCACAGATGTACCTAGGGCCCTAACATACGCAGAAAACATAAAAGATTATTCT AAGTATTCGAAAGAACCACTGTATAATATATTAAGTGAAATTCGTAGTAATAAAAGTCTATATGCTCTGTGCCAACTTTACGGTATTTTGTTGCAACGAGAGggtattaattatgaaattaatgGAATAACAG TTGGCGATCACTTAAGATCATTATACCAACAAGCAGGCTGCCTCAGATATTGGATGGTTGTCCGTTACTGCAGCAGTTTATTAAATCACACAGTGGACAGCATCAGCCCTTTTATAACAGGCGTTCTTGTTAaaagaaaacag ATAACGGTTGGAGTAATTGGACAAGAAGAAACAGTGTTTGACAAACCAATGACACCGACAGAAATTCAATCAGTCATGTATTCTACTATTCAACCACATAACGTGGTACAAGCTGTGCTTCAGCAAGAAGTTTTATTATACTGTGGCAGACTTATCGGAAGAAATCCAGAAATGTTTAaaggaatattgaaaattcgtattgg ATGGGTGTTAGAAGCAATAAAGCTTTACTTAGAGATATTTGTTGAAAACCCTAAACCAATTGAGAATTATAGTCCGTTTGAAATTCGTCGATTTCTCATACAAGTACTAACGGTTAAAGATTGGGCTAATAGCGAAAA ACTTACAGTTTTAGGACGCAGAAAAATCGAAGGTTGTCTATGCAGAGTGCCTGCACATTTTTATAATCATGTCTGGGAAGTGCTGATGCGTTGCCCAGGTGGCATCTGCGTTAATGGACGAGAGTTGCCTCAACATCCCACTCTTTCTAACATGACCCGTTCGGAACTTACATTTGCTTTGCTCGTGGAATCTTTGCTTCACCACATACATTCACCAGAATATCGTCAAATTATTGTAGAG TTACTTACAATAGTATCAACAATTTTACTTCGAAATCCAGAATTAAGTTTCCAGAAACAACTGAACCTTAATATACTTGTTGAAGACGCTGTTTTGATGTACTGTAAG GATCATAATCTGGGGAAATCTGTCGATCAGTCATCATTTTTCTCTGCAGATTACTCCTTAACAACAGGATATCTTGCTAGGGCTGTTGTTAACAATGTACTCACTGGTGGATGTTTTGCAACTATTCATGACCTCAATGATGCAATTGAAAATAGGGATACATGCAAGATCACATAG
- the LOC143368010 gene encoding putative phosphorylase b kinase regulatory subunit beta isoform X2: MTSVNPPPTNIKRFPPIRNVRQGSIIDLDIDMFLKISNYEDTVRQLDIYYGIVKRQLLRYQSCITGLFPQISSDTVVGSIRESIYCAAAIWSLYQAYRRIDDDRGKSYELGQSTVKCMRGILECWVKQSCRIELFKRNQCNRFALHCKFHLDTGDEVFNDAKYDHLQIDIVSLYLIFLVQMISSGLQIIYTQDEVAFVQNLVYYVERAYRTPDYGMWERGSRYNDGTPEIHASSIGIAKSALEAINGCNLFGEKGASWSVIYVDIDAHNRNRSIFETMLPRESSSKSVDAALLPTVSFPAFATHEEVLYNETKANIVRRLRGNYGFKRFGRDGYKTVLETTDRRYYKSGEIKEFDNIECEWPLFYIFMIIDGVFKTIPEQVEEYQNLLKERIHKDINGDPVIPMCYYVPEESLDAERNDPGSIHRLASNEGRGRKGSMDTEPAPMYLWNQAMFIIAQLLTAGLLHINELDPIRRYLPSYNRPRKAGRYSAFQGTHTDLVVQIVLIAESMRLQAMMATYGIQTQTPHEVEPVQILSSTQLVKVYEKLGVNSKLNLQGRPARPIGSLGTSKVYRVCGMTVLCYPLIFEVSEFYLYRDMALLIDDIKTELQFVGKYWRLSGRPTVCLLIREEHMRDPQFKQMLDLFAMLKKGYCDKTKVRIGRLQNLISSSCIEHLDFMNTIETDLELTQFRQLQHDYIGYQSLTDVPRALTYAENIKDYSKYSKEPLYNILSEIRSNKSLYALCQLYGILLQREGINYEINGITVGDHLRSLYQQAGCLRYWMVVRYCSSLLNHTVDSISPFITGVLVKRKQITVGVIGQEETVFDKPMTPTEIQSVMYSTIQPHNVVQAVLQQEVLLYCGRLIGRNPEMFKGILKIRIGWVLEAIKLYLEIFVENPKPIENYSPFEIRRFLIQVLTVKDWANSEKLTVLGRRKIEGCLCRVPAHFYNHVWEVLMRCPGGICVNGRELPQHPTLSNMTRSELTFALLVESLLHHIHSPEYRQIIVELLTIVSTILLRNPELSFQKQLNLNILVEDAVLMYCKDHNLGKSVDQSSFFSADYSLTTGYLARAVVNNVLTGGCFATIHDLNDAIENRDTCKIT; the protein is encoded by the exons ATGACGTCTGTTAACCCACCACCCACAAACATAAAAAG ATTTCCTCCAATTAGGAATGTACGACAAGGAAGCATTATCGATTTGGACATTGACATGTTCCTTAAAATCTCAAATTATGAAGACACTGTCCGACAGCTTGATATTTATTATGGAATTG TTAAAAGGCAACTGTTACGTTACCAAAGTTGCATAACTGGTTTGTTTCCACAAATTTCGAGTGATACGGTAGTGGGAAGTATACGAGAAAGTATTTACTGCGCTGCTGCTATATGGAGCTTGTACCAAGCATATAG ACGGATAGATGATGACCGTGGGAAGTCTTACGAGCTTGGCCAATCtaccgtaaaatgtatgcgtGGAATTTTAGAATGTTGGGTAAAACAGTCTTGTAGAATAGAGTTATTTAAACGTAATCAGTGCAACAGATTTGCGCTGCATTGTAAATTTCATTTAGATACTGGTGATGAGGTTTTTAACGATGCTAAGTACGACCACTTGCAA ATCGACATCGTTTCACTTTATTTGATATTTCTGGTACAAATGATATCTTCCGGTTTACAAATTATATACACTCAAGATGAAGTGGCGTTTGTACAGAATCTTGTATATTATGTGGAAAGAGCATACCGTACGCCAGATTATGGCATGTGGGAACGTGGTAGTCGGTACAACGATGGTACACCTGAAATACATGCTAGTTCAATTGGTATAGCTAAAAGTGCTCTTGAAGCTATCAACGGGTGTAACTTGTTTGGAGAAAAGGGTGCTTCCTGGTCAGTCATATACGTCGATATCGATGCTCATAATCGTAATCGTAGTATTTTCGAAACAATGCTTCCCAGAGAATCCAGTTCTAAG AGTGTAGATGCAGCTTTACTGCCAACGGTATCCTTTCCTGCATTCGCCACCCACGAAGAAGTATTGTACAACGAGACAAAGGCAAATATTGTAAGAAGATTAAGAGGCAATTATGGCTTCAAGAGATTTGGAAGGGATGGATATAAAACAGTGTTGGAAACCACAGATCGCCGTTATTACAAATCTGGTGAAATCAAG gaaTTTGATAACATCGAGTGCGAGTGGCcgctattttacatttttatgatCATAGATGGTGTTTTTAAAACCATACCAGAACAAGTAGAAGAGTATCAGAATTTGCTGAAAGAACGAATACACAAAGATATCAACGGAG atCCTGTAATACCTATGTGTTACTATGTGCCTGAGGAGAGCTTGGATGCGGAAAGGAATGATCCTGGTAGTATTCATAGATTAGCAAGCAACGAAGGAAGAGGTCGAAAAGGTTCTATGGATACCGAACCTGCTCCCATGTATTTGTGGAACCAAGCTATGTTTATAATTGCGCAATTACTTACTGCTGGTCTGTTGCACATTAATGAATTGGATCCCATTAGACGGTATCTGCCTTCGTACAACAGACCGAGGAAAGCTGGAAGGTATTCAGCTTTTCAA GGTACTCATACTGATCTTGTAGTACAAATCGTTCTTATTGCTGAGTCTATGCGATTGCAAGCTATGATGGCAACATACGGTATACAAACACAAACTCCGCACGAGGTAGAGCCAGTACAGATACTGTCGTCTACGCAATTAGTGAAAGTTTACGAGAAATTAGGAGTGAATAGCAAATTGAACCTACAAGGTCGACCAGCTAGACCGATTGGATCTTTGGGTACAAGCAAG GTTTATAGAGTATGTGGCATGACGGTGCTCTGTTATCCTCTGATATTCGAGGTATctgaattttatttgtacagAGACATGGCTCTATTAATTGATGATATTAAAACTGAGCTTCAGTTTGTTGGTAAATACTGGCGACTATCGGGTAGACCTACCGTGTGTCTTCTAATACGAGAAGAACATATGAg GGATCCGCAATTCAAACAAATGCTTGATCTGTTTGCAATGTTAAAAAAAGGCTATTGCGATAAGACAAAAGTACGAATTGGACGATTGCAGAATCTTATTTCGTCTTCGTGTATtg AACATCTGGATTTTATGAATACCATAGAAACAGATCTTGAACTTACACAGTTTAGACAGTTACAACATGATTATATCGGATATCAAAGTCTCACAGATGTACCTAGGGCCCTAACATACGCAGAAAACATAAAAGATTATTCT AAGTATTCGAAAGAACCACTGTATAATATATTAAGTGAAATTCGTAGTAATAAAAGTCTATATGCTCTGTGCCAACTTTACGGTATTTTGTTGCAACGAGAGggtattaattatgaaattaatgGAATAACAG TTGGCGATCACTTAAGATCATTATACCAACAAGCAGGCTGCCTCAGATATTGGATGGTTGTCCGTTACTGCAGCAGTTTATTAAATCACACAGTGGACAGCATCAGCCCTTTTATAACAGGCGTTCTTGTTAaaagaaaacag ATAACGGTTGGAGTAATTGGACAAGAAGAAACAGTGTTTGACAAACCAATGACACCGACAGAAATTCAATCAGTCATGTATTCTACTATTCAACCACATAACGTGGTACAAGCTGTGCTTCAGCAAGAAGTTTTATTATACTGTGGCAGACTTATCGGAAGAAATCCAGAAATGTTTAaaggaatattgaaaattcgtattgg ATGGGTGTTAGAAGCAATAAAGCTTTACTTAGAGATATTTGTTGAAAACCCTAAACCAATTGAGAATTATAGTCCGTTTGAAATTCGTCGATTTCTCATACAAGTACTAACGGTTAAAGATTGGGCTAATAGCGAAAA ACTTACAGTTTTAGGACGCAGAAAAATCGAAGGTTGTCTATGCAGAGTGCCTGCACATTTTTATAATCATGTCTGGGAAGTGCTGATGCGTTGCCCAGGTGGCATCTGCGTTAATGGACGAGAGTTGCCTCAACATCCCACTCTTTCTAACATGACCCGTTCGGAACTTACATTTGCTTTGCTCGTGGAATCTTTGCTTCACCACATACATTCACCAGAATATCGTCAAATTATTGTAGAG TTACTTACAATAGTATCAACAATTTTACTTCGAAATCCAGAATTAAGTTTCCAGAAACAACTGAACCTTAATATACTTGTTGAAGACGCTGTTTTGATGTACTGTAAG GATCATAATCTGGGGAAATCTGTCGATCAGTCATCATTTTTCTCTGCAGATTACTCCTTAACAACAGGATATCTTGCTAGGGCTGTTGTTAACAATGTACTCACTGGTGGATGTTTTGCAACTATTCATGACCTCAATGATGCAATTGAAAATAGGGATACATGCAAGATCACATAG